The following coding sequences lie in one Spirosoma sp. KUDC1026 genomic window:
- the gatC gene encoding Asp-tRNA(Asn)/Glu-tRNA(Gln) amidotransferase subunit GatC, translating into MKVDQETLHKIAHLARLNVRPEEEAELLNSLNGVLDWMEQLNEVDTTGVEPLTHISAETNVLRDDRVAQHLPREQALANAPQHDEQFFEVPKVLE; encoded by the coding sequence ATGAAGGTCGATCAGGAAACGCTGCACAAAATTGCTCACCTCGCCCGGCTGAACGTCCGGCCGGAGGAAGAAGCCGAACTGCTCAACAGCCTCAATGGCGTGCTTGACTGGATGGAACAGCTCAACGAGGTTGACACGACCGGTGTTGAACCGCTGACCCACATCTCCGCAGAAACGAACGTACTGCGCGACGATCGGGTGGCGCAGCACCTGCCCCGCGAGCAGGCGTTGGCTAACGCTCCCCAGCACGACGAACAGTTCTTCGAAGTGCCCAAGGTGCTGGAGTAG
- a CDS encoding sialate O-acetylesterase, giving the protein MSTFTRWALLLFLFPVVAFAQLQITYPMTRLVVQRGADGNGRLFVSGRLTSTVDRIEAQLTPVAAGQGTATGWQVIQTNPANNLFLGSLTGVGGWYMLTVRAVVGGTVTAQATVQPVGIGEVFITAGQSNARGINRNDNDLGTATDRVNAIDSINHYYDKNTDLLNSSGDPFPVPNYKALTAGRRVFPMAESSWGWGELGDYIVNRYNVPVAFYVTGWDGSTAENWSNTANGIPTCNRYFCNGNWPNLQPYTNLKNVLNYYGSMAGVRAVLWHQGEAEYSFADGNTSIPQYYDRLTNIIQKSRSDFGGRNVPWMVARASFDGAVTRTEVVNQQQRVIDTPGLNVFQGPYNDTIINRNAGNTDVHFANGIRPVTHPQYYLNPASIPARMGLSRFARNWNNSMTDGFFQNAQPITPSQFAATGTLANTIAPNSTIQVTFATLGTFNGDNQWQVQLLNQNGQYVANLGSGASSPIAVTLPSAYQSGRYQIRVVSTAPTLLGVPSNIFEINNVVQPQVADLSLAMGASQRTPEQNSQITLSLVVKNDGPGQATNVVVRNRLPDNLAFVSSSELSASGTVLTSAAFALNAGASRTFTFIAQPTAAGTYRNAAEIAQASSTDPDSQPDSGTGDGQDDMAALDFRTKQLGGGFYVSPNPNQVPLPAVQSNQPTPDADKADVSITLSASNRIPNVGEIITYTLTVKNAGGLTATGLSLGAYLPAGQTFVPGNDFSLVGTTLVGNVSNLAAQSSVTLRFRAQATASGQGVCTAQVLAAGQPDPDSTPGNGVDNGEDDTARADIRVK; this is encoded by the coding sequence GCTCAGCTAACGCCTGTTGCAGCCGGTCAGGGAACGGCTACGGGCTGGCAGGTTATTCAGACGAACCCAGCCAATAATCTATTCCTGGGGTCGCTGACAGGTGTGGGCGGTTGGTATATGCTAACAGTACGTGCCGTGGTCGGTGGCACCGTCACCGCCCAGGCCACTGTGCAGCCCGTCGGCATCGGCGAAGTTTTTATTACGGCTGGCCAATCCAACGCCCGGGGCATCAACAGGAACGACAACGATCTGGGAACGGCCACCGACCGGGTCAACGCCATCGACTCCATCAACCACTACTACGACAAGAACACGGATCTGCTCAACTCGTCGGGCGATCCGTTTCCAGTACCGAACTACAAAGCACTGACGGCCGGACGCCGGGTATTTCCCATGGCTGAAAGCTCCTGGGGCTGGGGCGAGCTGGGCGATTACATCGTCAATCGCTATAACGTACCGGTAGCGTTCTACGTAACGGGCTGGGACGGTTCAACGGCCGAAAACTGGTCGAATACGGCAAACGGCATTCCGACCTGTAACCGCTATTTCTGCAACGGCAACTGGCCCAACCTGCAACCATACACGAACCTGAAAAATGTTCTTAACTATTACGGATCCATGGCGGGGGTACGGGCGGTTCTCTGGCACCAGGGCGAGGCAGAATACAGCTTTGCTGATGGCAACACCAGTATCCCGCAGTATTATGACCGGCTGACAAACATCATTCAGAAATCACGCAGCGATTTTGGTGGACGTAATGTGCCCTGGATGGTTGCCCGGGCGTCTTTTGACGGAGCAGTCACCCGAACGGAAGTCGTTAACCAGCAACAGCGCGTTATCGATACGCCGGGTCTGAACGTGTTTCAGGGACCGTACAACGACACGATTATCAATCGAAATGCCGGGAACACGGACGTTCACTTTGCCAATGGTATCCGGCCCGTTACGCACCCGCAGTACTATCTGAATCCGGCGTCGATTCCGGCCCGGATGGGTCTATCTCGTTTTGCCCGCAACTGGAACAACAGCATGACCGATGGCTTCTTCCAGAACGCGCAACCCATTACGCCTTCGCAGTTCGCAGCAACCGGAACACTGGCAAACACCATTGCCCCTAACTCTACCATTCAGGTTACGTTCGCTACGTTGGGTACGTTTAACGGTGATAACCAGTGGCAGGTGCAACTCCTGAATCAGAATGGTCAGTACGTAGCGAACTTAGGCAGCGGGGCCAGCAGCCCGATTGCGGTTACGCTGCCCAGCGCGTACCAAAGCGGTCGATACCAGATTCGGGTTGTCTCAACGGCTCCTACATTGCTAGGCGTTCCGTCCAATATTTTCGAAATCAACAACGTCGTACAACCGCAAGTGGCTGATCTGAGCCTGGCAATGGGAGCCAGCCAGCGGACGCCAGAACAAAACTCACAGATTACGTTGTCGCTGGTGGTGAAAAACGATGGCCCAGGCCAGGCAACCAACGTTGTCGTCCGGAACCGATTACCCGACAATTTGGCCTTCGTTTCGTCGTCCGAACTGAGTGCCAGCGGAACCGTACTGACCAGTGCGGCTTTTGCCCTGAATGCAGGAGCCAGCCGGACATTCACCTTCATTGCTCAGCCTACAGCCGCCGGAACGTACCGGAATGCGGCCGAAATTGCGCAGGCCAGCTCTACTGATCCGGACAGTCAGCCCGACTCAGGTACGGGCGACGGGCAGGATGATATGGCCGCGCTGGATTTTCGGACAAAACAGTTAGGCGGTGGATTTTACGTATCGCCAAACCCGAATCAGGTACCGCTACCCGCCGTTCAGTCCAACCAGCCCACGCCCGATGCCGACAAAGCCGATGTCAGCATTACCCTGTCGGCCAGCAACCGGATTCCAAATGTAGGAGAGATTATTACGTACACGCTTACCGTCAAAAACGCCGGTGGTTTAACAGCGACAGGTCTGAGTCTGGGGGCTTATCTGCCTGCTGGACAGACATTCGTTCCGGGTAATGATTTTTCACTGGTCGGTACCACGCTGGTCGGTAATGTCAGCAACCTGGCGGCACAATCCAGCGTCACGCTTCGATTCCGGGCGCAGGCTACGGCCAGCGGCCAGGGTGTCTGCACCGCCCAGGTACTGGCAGCTGGTCAACCCGACCCCGATTCAACACCCGGCAACGGCGTTGACAACGGTGAAGACGACACTGCCCGCGCTGACATTCGGGTAAAATAA